One genomic region from Jilunia laotingensis encodes:
- a CDS encoding sensor histidine kinase has translation MKIGSKIALFYTIITVGATAVVVMIFYFFTSRYINNLFDSYLIEKAYLTAQKHWEKDEVDESSYREIQQKYNELLPQAQEILLNIDSIPIAVSDTLDKYLDVGQQTRLFKNMPVTFIHGNLRGAALHYPDNEGNFIVLVMSGNHYGRDIQKHILILAVILLLISCGFIYLIGTIYANRILLPLKHLLKELKRIQGNNLNIRMKTVNNKDELDELIRSLNDMLDRIDTAFQAEKSFISNASHELNNPLTAIQGECEIALLKERSPKEYIESLQRISTESKRITLLIKHLLFLSRQDKEILESTREQIDLANLMDDLSIQYPQVIFSPDKNAGGIFVSANYQLLRIALQNFVDNARKYSKEAVEIGLFVNNGVPTIEIKDYGIGIPEEELKHIFHSFYRASNTREYKGQGIGLSLSKKILSVYGGKITIDSKVNTYTKVTVAFM, from the coding sequence ATGAAAATCGGTTCGAAGATTGCACTGTTTTATACCATTATCACTGTTGGGGCAACGGCAGTGGTAGTTATGATATTCTATTTTTTCACATCCCGCTACATCAATAATTTATTCGATTCGTATCTTATAGAAAAAGCCTATCTCACAGCGCAGAAGCATTGGGAAAAAGATGAAGTGGATGAATCCAGCTATCGTGAAATCCAACAGAAGTACAATGAACTTTTGCCACAGGCACAGGAGATTTTGCTCAACATCGACAGTATCCCCATTGCAGTGAGTGATACGCTTGACAAATACCTCGATGTCGGCCAACAAACACGTCTGTTCAAGAACATGCCTGTCACCTTTATACACGGCAATCTGAGAGGAGCCGCCTTGCACTATCCGGACAATGAAGGAAACTTTATCGTTCTAGTAATGTCCGGCAATCATTACGGTCGCGACATTCAGAAACACATCCTCATACTTGCTGTTATCCTGCTTCTGATCAGTTGCGGTTTCATCTATCTTATCGGAACCATCTACGCCAACAGAATTCTCCTACCCCTGAAACACCTATTGAAAGAATTGAAACGCATTCAAGGCAACAATCTTAATATCCGGATGAAAACCGTCAACAATAAAGACGAACTCGACGAACTGATCCGGTCACTAAACGATATGCTGGATAGAATAGATACTGCTTTCCAAGCGGAAAAGTCATTTATCAGTAATGCATCCCACGAATTGAATAACCCGCTTACAGCGATTCAAGGCGAATGTGAAATAGCTCTTCTCAAAGAACGCTCACCAAAGGAATATATAGAATCACTGCAACGTATTTCAACAGAAAGCAAACGAATCACCTTGTTAATAAAGCATTTGTTGTTTCTTTCCCGTCAGGACAAAGAAATCCTGGAAAGTACTCGGGAACAGATTGACCTTGCCAATCTTATGGACGACTTAAGCATACAATATCCGCAAGTAATATTCAGTCCGGACAAAAATGCTGGAGGCATCTTTGTCTCCGCCAATTATCAACTACTGCGCATTGCCCTGCAAAATTTCGTGGATAATGCCCGGAAATATTCTAAAGAGGCAGTGGAAATAGGGTTGTTTGTAAATAATGGTGTTCCTACAATCGAGATAAAAGACTATGGCATTGGTATCCCGGAAGAGGAATTGAAACATATTTTTCACTCTTTCTACCGGGCAAGCAATACACGGGAATATAAGGGGCAAGGCATCGGATTGAGTTTATCCAAAAAGATCCTATCCGTTTACGGGGGGAAAATCACAATTGATTCTAAAGTTAACACCTATACAAAAGTAACGGTAGCGTTCATGTAA
- a CDS encoding response regulator transcription factor, translating into MAKILLAEDEINIASFIERGLQEFGHTVAIAHDGASGWELLQNEAFDLLVLDVIMPRMNGLELCRQYRQREGYQTPVIMLTALGTTEDIVKGLDAGADDYLVKPFSFQELEARIKALLRRGKETAALQLTCNDLVLDCNTRRAQRGDISIELTVKEYRLLEYFMTHQGTVLSRLTLLKDVWDKNFDTNTNVVDVYVKYLRNKIDKNFETKLIHTVVGMGYIMGVQ; encoded by the coding sequence ATGGCAAAGATACTATTGGCTGAAGATGAAATAAATATTGCCTCGTTTATTGAACGAGGCCTACAGGAATTCGGACATACGGTCGCCATCGCTCATGACGGTGCATCCGGTTGGGAATTATTGCAAAACGAAGCATTCGATCTACTCGTTTTAGATGTCATCATGCCACGGATGAACGGCTTGGAGCTTTGCCGTCAATATCGCCAAAGAGAAGGGTATCAAACTCCGGTCATCATGCTTACCGCACTGGGTACGACGGAGGATATAGTGAAAGGGTTGGATGCCGGTGCAGATGATTATCTTGTAAAACCATTTAGCTTTCAGGAACTGGAAGCACGCATCAAGGCACTCCTCCGCCGGGGAAAAGAGACTGCCGCCCTGCAACTCACTTGTAACGATCTGGTGCTGGATTGCAATACCCGGCGCGCCCAGCGAGGCGATATTTCCATCGAACTTACCGTAAAAGAATACCGGCTTTTGGAATACTTCATGACACATCAAGGCACGGTACTCTCCCGTCTAACATTATTGAAAGATGTGTGGGACAAGAATTTCGATACTAACACCAATGTGGTAGACGTTTATGTAAAATACCTCCGCAACAAGATTGATAAAAATTTTGAAACTAAACTCATTCATACTGTCGTAGGAATGGGATATATAATGGGCGTACAATAA